A region of Larimichthys crocea isolate SSNF chromosome X, L_crocea_2.0, whole genome shotgun sequence DNA encodes the following proteins:
- the cdkn2a/b gene encoding cyclin-dependent kinase 4 inhibitor B, translating into MTLEDDLSTAAAKGNREDVEDLLQAGAQVNGVNCFGRTALQVMMMGSWPVAQLLLKHGADPNLADCSTGTTPLHDAARTGFLETVQLLVQHMADPQARDKTNCRPVDLARDNGHTEVVAFLDSL; encoded by the exons ATGACTCTCGAGGATGATCTGTCGACGGCCGCGGCGAAAGGGAACCGGGAAGATGTGGAGGATCTCCTGCAGGCCGGAGCTCAAGTTAACGGCGTCAACTGTTTTGGACGAACCGCTCTGCAG gtgatgatgatggggaGCTGGCCGGTGGCTCAGCTGTTACTGAAGCACGGAGCGGATCCTAACTTGGCGGACTGCAGCACCGGGACCACGCCACTGCACGACGCGGCCAGGACGGGCTTTCTGGAGACGGTGCAGCTCCTGGTGCAGCACATGGCTGACCCGCAGGCCagggacaaaacaaactgtCGGCCTGTTGATTTGGCCAGAGACAACGGGCACACAGAGGTGGTCGCATTTCTGGATTctctgtaa